A single window of Ananas comosus cultivar F153 linkage group 24, ASM154086v1, whole genome shotgun sequence DNA harbors:
- the LOC109728873 gene encoding protein ROOT PRIMORDIUM DEFECTIVE 1 (The sequence of the model RefSeq protein was modified relative to this genomic sequence to represent the inferred CDS: added 42 bases not found in genome assembly), translated as RLLLLSSPLRRLRLDHLRLLRRDLALPDDFEQSVILAHPSLFRLAVSPDADSPRSKYVEFLPHDSDPPDLAVPAVHRAREREYRAARGAGAEEDARFAFPIRFPPGFKIGKFFRIAVWKWQRLPYWSPYEDVSGYDLRSLEARRRMEKRAVATIHELLSLTVEKRTTLERIAQFRQAMGLPKKLKEFLLQHQGIFYVSTRGNQGQLHTVFLREAYWKGELVEPNELYLARRKFDELLLMSPQKANLERMLTSMGREWREVSGNGSGSSSGGAVSGDFRDDEDEGSGSDSGVESQYID; from the coding sequence gaccacctccgcctcctccgccgcgacCTCGCCCTCCCCGACGACTTCGAGCAGTCCGTCATCCTCGCCCACCCCTCCCTCTTCCGCCTCGCCGTCTCCCCCGACGCCGACTCCCCCCGCTCCAAGTACGTCGAGTTCCTCCCCCACGACTCCGACCCCCCCGACCTCGCCGTCCCCGCCGTCCACCGCGCCCGCGAGCGCGAGTACCGCGCCGcccgcggcgccggcgccgaggAGGACGCCCGCTTCGCCTTCCCCATCCGCTTCCCCCCCGGCTTCAAGATCGGCAAGTTCTTCCGCATCGCCGTGTGGAAGTGGCAGCGGCTGCCCTACTGGTCCCCCTACGAGGACGTGTCCGGCTACGACCTCCGCTCGCTCGAGGCCCGCCGGCGGATGGAGAAGCGCGCGGTCGCGACGATCCACGAGCTGCTCTCGCTCACCGTCGAGAAGCGCACGACGCTGGAGCGGATCGCCCAGTTCCGGCAGGCGATGGGACTCCCGAAGAAGCTCAAGGAGTTCCTGCTGCAGCACCAGGGGATATTCTACGTATCGACGCGGGGGAATCAGGGGCAGCTGCACACGGTGTTCCTCAGGGAGGCGTACTGGAAGGGCGAGCTGGTCGAGCCCAACGAGCTGTATCTGGCGAGGAGGAAGTTCGACGAGCTGCTGCTGATGAGCCCTCAAAAGGCCAACTTGGAGCGGATGCTGACGAGTATGGGCAGGGAATGGAGAGAGGTGAGCGGCAATGGCAGCGGCAGTAGCAGTGGCGGTGCTGTGAGTGGGGATTTCAGAGATGATGAAGATGAGGGCAGTGGCTCGGACTCGGGGGTTGAGTCTCAGTATATCGACTAA